The genomic interval GGTGCGTAGCGGAACTCCTGTCGCATGGACCCCAGCTCGCCATGAGCCTTCTCGAGCATCACGACGCGACCGTCTTCGTCGTAGCTGACGCTGCCGGCCTCGTCGGGTACATCGTCGTTCGCGGCTTCGCAACGGTAGGTCTCGAACCGTCCCGCGGCGTCGTAACCAAGCGAACACGCCCTCTCGCCGACGTCAGCGAGTTGGCGTGCGGCACCCACCAAGCGCCCCATCGCATCGTAGGAGAACGTCCAGCTCTCCCGCTCGCGACCATCCTCGGCGCCGAGCATCGTCCGCGACACGAGGCGCCCGTCGTCACCGTACGTGAAGTGCTGCACCCACGCGGGGCTCCCCTGCAGAGTCCCGTCGATTCGGGCCAAGCGTCCCTCGGCGTCATAGGCGTACAGGAGTGTCGCGCCCATGGCCGACACCTCGCTGGACACCAAGCGCCCGCTCTCGTACGCGTAGACGAGGTCGTTACCCGATGGGTGGGCCACGACGCACCGTCCGTGCATGGGGTCTGCGTGGCCAGTCAACGCCGCGAGGGGCGCGACCAGCACCGCTTGCGCGCTCCGAGATCCCGAGGGGGAAGGTGCACATCCCGCCAACGCCGAGTGGAGTAGGATTGCGACGAAGAAACACGGACGAATTGGTGACCTAGTGTGCATGCGTGAAGGTTGTCCGTGTTCGCCGAGGCTGTCGAGAGCAACACGGCGGATGCGTCCGCGCGCTGTGCTAGTGTCC from Sandaracinaceae bacterium carries:
- a CDS encoding RHS repeat protein codes for the protein MAHPSGNDLVYAYESGRLVSSEVSAMGATLLYAYDAEGRLARIDGTLQGSPAWVQHFTYGDDGRLVSRTMLGAEDGRERESWTFSYDAMGRLVGAARQLADVGERACSLGYDAAGRFETYRCEAANDDVPDEAGSVSYDEDGRVVMLEKAHGELGSMRQEFRYAPTGLVTSVVVRDESGAERMTDDVVHDGQGRVSSIRSRGSDIRLSYEGDFGPGARCGAAPPAPAGFPALMLIPWFGLSN